A single region of the Streptomyces sp. NBC_01262 genome encodes:
- a CDS encoding polyprenyl synthetase family protein, translating into MTTVVVPFGLSVRDEALEADIQAGLSAVEAGLLEATKSDVPFIAEAARHLVRAGGKRFRPLLVMLAAQFGDPHSPGIVPSAVVVELTHLATLYHDDVMDEAEVRRGVPSANARWDNSVAVLTGDFLFSKASRILADLGPEAVRIQSEAFERLVTGQILETIGPREGRDPIEHYLDVISGKASSLTAVSGRFGALMSGADETVVDILTQYGERLGTAFQLADDILDIASDSHESGKTPGTDLREGVPTLPVLHLRSQVAKANGSASADDRRLCELLDGDLTDDSRHAEALKLMRAHPALEQARKDTVRYAEEARATLAPLPDCSAKAALAGLCEAVVHRAG; encoded by the coding sequence GTGACGACCGTCGTCGTGCCCTTCGGGCTGAGCGTCCGGGACGAGGCCCTTGAGGCCGACATCCAGGCTGGGCTGTCGGCCGTCGAGGCAGGCCTGCTGGAGGCCACGAAGAGCGACGTGCCGTTCATCGCGGAGGCGGCGCGGCATCTGGTGCGGGCCGGCGGGAAGCGGTTCCGGCCGCTGCTGGTGATGCTGGCGGCGCAGTTCGGGGACCCGCACTCGCCCGGGATCGTGCCCTCGGCGGTCGTGGTGGAGCTGACGCACCTGGCGACGCTGTACCACGACGACGTGATGGACGAGGCGGAGGTCCGCCGGGGCGTGCCGAGCGCGAACGCCCGCTGGGACAACTCGGTCGCGGTGCTGACCGGCGACTTCCTGTTCTCCAAGGCGTCCCGCATACTGGCCGACCTCGGGCCGGAGGCCGTACGGATTCAGTCGGAGGCCTTCGAGCGGCTGGTCACCGGCCAGATCCTGGAGACCATCGGCCCGCGCGAGGGGCGGGACCCGATCGAGCACTACCTGGATGTGATCTCCGGGAAGGCCAGCTCGCTGACCGCCGTGTCGGGCCGCTTCGGCGCGCTGATGTCGGGCGCGGACGAGACGGTCGTCGACATCCTCACGCAGTACGGGGAGCGCCTGGGCACCGCGTTCCAGCTCGCGGACGACATCCTGGACATCGCGAGCGACAGCCACGAGTCCGGCAAGACCCCGGGCACGGACCTGCGCGAGGGCGTGCCGACCCTTCCCGTACTCCACCTGCGCTCGCAGGTCGCCAAGGCCAACGGCTCGGCCTCCGCCGACGACCGGCGGCTGTGCGAGCTGCTCGACGGCGACCTCACGGACGACAGCCGCCACGCCGAGGCGCTGAAGCTGATGCGCGCCCACCCGGCGCTGGAGCAGGCCCGCAAGGACACGGTGCGGTACGCGGAGGAGGCACGGGCCACGCTGGCCCCGCTGCCGGACTGCTCGGCCAAGGCCGCGCTCGCGGGGCTCTGCGAAGCGGTGGTCCACCGCGCGGGGTGA